The following are encoded together in the Wolbachia endosymbiont (group E) of Neria commutata genome:
- a CDS encoding riboflavin synthase yields MFKGIITDIGTIIDITTSSDSDQIFHIKTQNLSSINKGDSIACSGVCLTVVDIMSDIFTVQASHETIKITNLNTWTVDKKINLEQAMRLSDRIDGHLVQGHVDGIVKISTIKQNLNSHEITLSSPQELIKFIAKKGSVTLDGVSLTVNSVVNQEFTVNIIPYTWENTTFQYNKVNDCLNLEVDMIARYLDQLMQHKYN; encoded by the coding sequence ATGTTTAAAGGAATTATCACAGACATTGGAACTATAATCGATATCACTACTAGTTCTGATTCTGATCAAATCTTCCATATAAAAACACAAAATTTATCCTCTATAAATAAAGGAGATTCAATAGCCTGCTCAGGCGTGTGTTTAACTGTTGTCGATATAATGAGCGATATATTTACAGTTCAAGCATCTCACGAAACCATAAAAATCACGAACTTAAATACATGGACAGTAGACAAAAAAATAAATCTTGAACAAGCAATGAGGCTGAGTGATAGAATCGATGGCCATTTAGTTCAAGGTCATGTTGACGGGATAGTAAAAATTTCAACAATTAAGCAAAATTTAAATTCTCATGAAATCACGCTATCAAGCCCACAAGAATTAATTAAATTTATAGCGAAAAAAGGATCAGTGACACTGGATGGTGTTTCTCTCACAGTGAACTCAGTTGTTAATCAGGAGTTTACTGTAAACATCATTCCATACACATGGGAGAATACAACTTTTCAGTATAATAAAGTAAATGACTGTCTGAATTTAGAAGTTGACATGATCGCCAGGTATTTGGACCAACTGATGCAACATAAATACAATTAA
- a CDS encoding CvpA family protein, translating to MLFDCLIIFIIVLCVIISVTRGFIKELCALMFLFLSVFLTANHYDFFTINYSKYFDSKVTLNILSTASVFIILNLVFIIINNWLMYILSPIRLGFIDRVTGIFLGVFRGVLLSYVLFFAVHLYCYTVYDKKEEQSKIEAEDVLPNWIINSHSYQALFVKIEDVIDMYVPESLILKIKEIGGEVAGQEELVEEE from the coding sequence ATGCTTTTCGACTGCTTGATTATTTTCATTATTGTTCTATGCGTAATAATCTCGGTAACTAGGGGTTTTATAAAAGAGTTATGCGCACTAATGTTTTTATTTTTGTCAGTCTTCCTTACAGCTAACCATTACGATTTCTTTACCATCAATTATAGCAAATATTTTGATTCTAAAGTTACGCTAAACATACTCTCCACAGCTTCTGTATTTATTATATTGAATCTTGTATTCATAATAATAAACAACTGGCTAATGTACATACTATCCCCAATAAGGTTGGGATTTATTGACAGAGTTACTGGAATCTTTCTTGGAGTTTTTAGAGGAGTATTGCTTTCTTATGTACTATTTTTTGCTGTGCACTTGTATTGCTACACAGTATACGATAAAAAAGAAGAGCAGTCTAAAATAGAAGCAGAGGACGTATTGCCTAATTGGATAATCAACTCACATTCTTATCAAGCTTTGTTTGTGAAAATAGAGGACGTAATTGATATGTATGTACCAGAATCATTGATATTAAAAATAAAAGAGATTGGTGGAGAAGTGGCTGGCCAAGAAGAGCTTGTGGAAGAGGAATAA
- a CDS encoding ribonuclease J: MNINKNEFLFLPLGGVGRIGMNVSLYHYQGKWIMIDLGIGFADETMPGVELLIADVDFIAQRKKDLLGIIITHAHEDHCGAVPHLWEELQCPIFTTKFTVNFLKEKLKEFRLDGKVPVKEVGINGTIDLGPFTVEFINITHSVPEANSILISTEVGSALHTGDWKFDPKPVVGLTSNIKRLKEIGDKGDLLATVCDSTNILSKHHPESEGGVYNNIYNVIKRSKKLVAVSLFASNVARIETIAKAAQALNRKVVLLGRSLWRIVKVAQNSSYLGDCPEFLEAKEAENYPRDKLVLLCTGCQGEPLAATARLANKSHQAFKMQQGDTMIFSSKIIPGNETRAHNMLNSFIEMGVEVVTEKTEHVHASGHPTRDELKEMYSLIKPRMSIPVHGEYIHTQAHVKFAKECGVPKAIMIAPGDAVNLENGEIVDSVDVEYFGIDGLLLRHPESSVIKMRARMRDAGVIVVTAIVDRKNKLLARPKVFAPGVFEILEDTAIVKEIIKKVESAFSLQQTKKIKSKIESSIFGILKEYLLKRPIVEVQIEQV; this comes from the coding sequence ATGAATATAAACAAAAATGAATTTTTATTTCTTCCACTCGGTGGAGTGGGAAGAATTGGGATGAATGTTAGCCTATACCATTACCAAGGCAAGTGGATTATGATCGACCTTGGTATAGGTTTCGCAGATGAAACTATGCCGGGTGTTGAACTATTAATCGCTGATGTAGATTTTATCGCTCAAAGAAAAAAAGATTTGCTTGGAATAATTATTACACATGCACACGAAGATCACTGTGGTGCAGTTCCACACCTGTGGGAAGAGCTTCAGTGCCCAATATTTACAACAAAGTTTACGGTTAATTTCCTAAAGGAAAAGCTAAAGGAATTTCGACTGGATGGTAAAGTGCCTGTGAAAGAGGTAGGTATAAATGGCACTATAGATTTGGGTCCATTTACTGTAGAGTTTATAAACATTACTCACTCAGTTCCAGAGGCAAATTCAATATTAATTAGTACTGAAGTGGGTAGTGCGCTGCATACAGGAGATTGGAAATTTGATCCTAAGCCGGTAGTTGGTCTAACTTCCAATATCAAGCGTTTAAAAGAAATTGGCGATAAAGGTGATCTTCTTGCAACAGTATGTGATTCGACAAATATATTAAGCAAACACCATCCTGAGTCAGAAGGTGGAGTTTATAATAATATTTATAATGTAATCAAGCGATCTAAAAAATTAGTTGCTGTGTCACTATTTGCTTCAAATGTAGCACGTATTGAGACTATTGCTAAAGCTGCACAAGCACTAAATAGAAAAGTAGTTTTGCTTGGTAGATCTTTATGGAGAATAGTAAAAGTTGCACAAAATAGTAGTTATTTAGGAGATTGTCCTGAATTTCTAGAGGCAAAAGAAGCAGAGAATTATCCAAGAGACAAACTTGTGCTGCTTTGCACTGGTTGTCAAGGAGAGCCACTTGCAGCAACTGCAAGACTTGCTAATAAGAGTCATCAAGCTTTTAAAATGCAGCAAGGTGACACAATGATCTTTTCATCAAAAATCATTCCTGGAAATGAAACCCGTGCACATAATATGCTCAATTCTTTTATTGAGATGGGAGTAGAAGTTGTTACTGAAAAAACAGAGCATGTCCACGCTTCTGGGCATCCAACAAGAGACGAACTAAAGGAAATGTACTCTTTAATAAAACCGAGAATGTCCATTCCTGTACATGGTGAGTATATTCATACGCAGGCGCACGTAAAGTTTGCTAAAGAGTGTGGTGTCCCAAAAGCAATAATGATTGCACCAGGTGATGCTGTTAATTTGGAGAACGGAGAAATAGTTGATTCAGTTGACGTAGAGTACTTCGGTATTGATGGACTGTTGTTACGTCATCCAGAAAGCAGTGTTATAAAAATGCGCGCAAGAATGAGAGATGCTGGAGTAATTGTAGTTACAGCAATTGTGGACAGAAAAAATAAATTATTAGCGAGACCTAAAGTATTTGCACCTGGTGTTTTTGAAATACTAGAAGATACAGCCATTGTAAAAGAAATAATCAAGAAAGTTGAGTCAGCGTTTAGTTTACAGCAGACAAAAAAAATTAAAAGCAAGATTGAGAGCTCAATATTTGGCATATTAAAGGAATATTTACTAAAGAGACCTATAGTCGAGGTTCAAATAGAACAGGTATGA
- a CDS encoding protein TolB — protein MKIFVQLVLLISLFIPYFAKAALYVDIKKNSVDNISLVVSQCTCETDLESELSKSITKIIETNLSNCGLFNVKSGVETEVRSSKSWKSDILLTVDLSEISGSALEVSFRLLDTFTKRELLTDSIIFSAKDWRKIGHLISDTIHDRLIGEKGHFNTKITYIAEEKDSNDKSVRKVAVMNQDGSNIKYLTNGDKFVSTPRFSPNGKSIVYISYSNGKSYIILRNLKDNTESVISAFEGVISAPRFSPDGKSLLISHSSDGETNILSLDLNSKYTKKITKNSAISTSPSFSPDQKYMVFSSDISGSQQLYIIDFTKKDKKPKRISFGKGRYATPVWSPKGDLIAFTKTQSGKFYIGVMKPNGKEERLLSEGHKIESPAWLPNNREIIFTKTESFNNSKLYLVDLVKKSQKIVSTPTSASLADWSYL, from the coding sequence ATGAAGATATTCGTTCAGCTAGTATTACTTATTTCGTTATTTATTCCTTATTTTGCAAAAGCTGCTTTATATGTTGATATAAAAAAAAACAGTGTTGATAACATTAGTCTTGTTGTATCTCAGTGTACATGTGAAACGGATCTGGAAAGTGAATTAAGCAAAAGTATCACAAAAATCATTGAAACAAATTTGTCTAATTGTGGCTTATTTAATGTAAAGAGTGGTGTAGAAACTGAGGTCAGATCATCCAAATCTTGGAAAAGTGATATACTACTTACAGTAGATTTAAGTGAAATATCAGGTAGTGCATTAGAGGTGTCGTTTCGATTGCTTGATACCTTTACGAAAAGAGAGCTTCTTACTGATTCAATTATCTTTTCAGCAAAAGACTGGAGAAAAATTGGTCATCTTATTTCAGATACAATACATGATAGATTAATTGGCGAGAAAGGGCATTTCAACACAAAAATTACGTATATCGCTGAAGAAAAAGATAGTAATGACAAATCTGTACGTAAAGTTGCTGTTATGAATCAAGATGGAAGTAATATAAAATATTTAACAAACGGCGATAAATTTGTATCAACGCCGAGATTTTCACCAAATGGAAAAAGCATCGTTTATATTTCATATTCAAATGGTAAAAGCTATATAATACTAAGAAATTTAAAAGACAACACTGAATCAGTTATTAGCGCATTTGAAGGTGTCATTTCTGCTCCAAGATTTTCTCCTGATGGTAAATCTCTTTTAATCTCCCACTCATCCGATGGTGAAACTAATATATTATCTTTAGATTTAAACAGTAAGTACACAAAAAAAATCACTAAAAACTCAGCTATCAGCACCTCTCCTTCATTTTCTCCAGATCAAAAATATATGGTTTTCAGTTCTGATATAAGTGGAAGCCAGCAACTGTACATTATAGATTTTACTAAAAAAGATAAAAAACCTAAAAGAATTAGTTTTGGAAAAGGGAGATATGCAACACCTGTTTGGTCACCAAAAGGTGATTTAATCGCTTTTACCAAAACTCAATCAGGAAAATTCTATATAGGGGTCATGAAGCCAAATGGCAAAGAAGAACGTTTGCTTTCAGAAGGACACAAGATTGAATCTCCGGCGTGGTTACCAAATAATAGAGAAATTATTTTTACAAAAACAGAATCATTTAATAATTCCAAATTATATTTAGTAGATTTAGTAAAGAAAAGCCAAAAAATAGTTTCTACTCCAACAAGTGCTTCTCTAGCAGATTGGTCCTACTTGTAA
- a CDS encoding ankyrin repeat domain-containing protein, which produces MSQEQLDDQLIDAALEGNLDKVCNLLAAGANPNTLTTTFTAPLFIAADIGDAEMIRVMVKAGAKVNMRIDSYRDVHTFQFGSCSVLTRNQAPLHVAICKGRTDAVNALLKLGANVFTTCGSNKNKLALYLAVEVFQLNVAIREGRTDEVNALSKLGANEAVQCQKKREDTARDIAEVMIRQALSTFYHETKITLEDGQSVRFNSQITPSWTKDSELFKYWGNCRDKIREM; this is translated from the coding sequence GTGAGTCAAGAACAACTAGATGATCAGCTTATTGATGCTGCTCTTGAAGGTAACTTAGATAAGGTTTGTAACTTGCTAGCAGCGGGAGCAAATCCTAATACTTTAACTACAACATTTACTGCCCCTCTATTCATTGCTGCTGATATAGGCGATGCAGAAATGATAAGGGTTATGGTAAAAGCTGGTGCAAAAGTTAATATGCGAATTGATAGTTATCGAGACGTTCATACTTTTCAATTTGGTAGCTGCTCTGTTCTTACTAGAAATCAGGCTCCTTTGCATGTTGCTATTTGCAAAGGCCGTACAGATGCAGTAAATGCTCTGTTAAAGTTGGGTGCAAATGTTTTTACAACGTGTGGTTCCAATAAAAACAAACTGGCTCTTTATTTGGCTGTTGAAGTTTTTCAACTGAATGTTGCTATTCGCGAGGGCCGTACAGATGAAGTAAATGCTCTGTCAAAGTTGGGTGCAAATGAAGCTGTTCAATGTCAAAAAAAGCGAGAAGATACTGCAAGAGATATAGCAGAAGTTATGATAAGGCAGGCTTTAAGTACATTCTACCATGAAACAAAAATTACACTCGAAGATGGACAATCCGTAAGATTCAACTCGCAAATAACACCAAGTTGGACAAAGGATTCTGAACTATTCAAGTATTGGGGTAACTGTAGGGATAAGATTCGTGAAATGTAG
- a CDS encoding IS630 transposase-related protein, protein MVYSVDLREKAVSLVKKGKPKEEVAELLEIGIATLYRWLKKKAAGESLKPAKMSGFIRKIDPKMLKEYVKKHPDQTLMEMKQNLGFGINSIWYRLKQLKSQEKKDHALPRAEPRR, encoded by the coding sequence ATGGTATACAGTGTTGATTTAAGAGAGAAAGCAGTATCTTTGGTTAAAAAAGGAAAGCCAAAGGAAGAGGTTGCAGAACTTTTGGAGATAGGAATAGCAACGTTATACAGATGGCTAAAAAAGAAGGCTGCAGGTGAGAGCTTAAAACCAGCAAAAATGAGTGGTTTTATAAGAAAAATAGATCCAAAAATGCTGAAAGAGTATGTTAAAAAACACCCAGATCAGACGCTAATGGAGATGAAACAAAACCTAGGATTTGGGATAAATTCGATCTGGTATAGGCTGAAGCAGTTAAAATCACAAGAAAAAAAAGACCACGCTTTACCGAGAGCGGAACCACGAAGATAG
- a CDS encoding transposase, with protein MDNAAFHKTAKTRELIESIGCYLLYLPTYSPDLNPIEHCWHTIKSWLRTRMHQQDNLHLLVGKAIMEVYHLY; from the coding sequence ATGGATAATGCTGCTTTTCATAAAACCGCTAAAACAAGGGAATTAATAGAATCTATAGGTTGCTATTTGCTCTATCTTCCTACGTACTCACCAGATCTGAATCCAATTGAGCATTGCTGGCATACGATTAAAAGCTGGCTCAGGACTCGCATGCATCAGCAGGATAATCTACACCTTTTGGTTGGTAAGGCGATTATGGAAGTTTATCACTTGTATTAG
- the gyrB gene encoding DNA topoisomerase (ATP-hydrolyzing) subunit B, whose protein sequence is MENSYNADSIKILRGLDAVRKRPGMYIGDTDDGSGLHHMVYEVVDNAIDESLAGYCDKIEISINEDGSVSVTDNGRGIPTDIHEEEGISAAEVIMTQLHAGGKFDNNTYKVSGGLHGVGISVVNALSSWLELTIWRNKKEHFIRFENGDSTQPLKIVNENTNKRGTKVTFMPSTETFNGINFSFSTLESHIRELAFLNSSISINLRDLRNNPPTESHFNQTDQSGGNFGTANFVQYLDKNKTPVTKIASIKGDEEDLGISLEISMEWNDSYYENMLCFTNNIRQRDGGTHLAGFRSALTRCINNYAANEGFLKKAKVSLTGEDVREGLTCVLSIKMPDPKFSSQTKDKLVSSEARTVVESIVSDKLSTILETDPKLASSIVERAIRSAKGREAARKARELVKSKNSIDIATLPGKLADCQEKSSALSELFIVEGNSAGGSAKQGRDRKTQAVLALKGKILNVERAGLDRIFSSAEIGSLITAIGAGIGSEHFDVEKVRYHKIIIMTDADVDGSHIRTLILTFFFRYMREIIDKGYLYIAQPPLYKVTKNAKDTYIKDDESFNDYIVNSAVKRLTLSGAATESNDLRFILNKCLDISNISKNYDREVPQNLLESLLILSRKNALSSADEILKYLKLMYGEYTWEVEIKDEEIHVSKLFQGLADKYIFATSMLESKEVQNILSTLDGIIDLFNGDSFLKSQETEIKITSPSALAKLIMDYGKKGLTLQRFKGLGEMNADQLWDTTLNPEARTLLKVEIKDCEEADSIFSVLMGDIVEPRRDFINNNALNVHDVDI, encoded by the coding sequence ATGGAAAATAGTTATAACGCTGATTCAATAAAAATCCTTAGGGGCCTTGATGCCGTAAGAAAACGTCCAGGTATGTACATCGGTGATACTGATGATGGATCTGGCTTACATCATATGGTGTATGAGGTTGTTGATAACGCAATAGATGAATCTTTAGCCGGATATTGTGATAAAATCGAAATTAGCATTAATGAAGATGGTTCAGTATCCGTAACTGATAATGGTCGTGGCATTCCAACTGATATTCATGAAGAAGAGGGAATATCAGCAGCAGAAGTAATAATGACTCAACTCCATGCTGGCGGTAAATTTGATAACAATACATATAAAGTTTCTGGTGGTTTGCATGGAGTTGGAATTTCAGTTGTAAATGCACTATCAAGCTGGTTAGAGCTCACTATTTGGCGCAATAAAAAAGAACATTTCATTCGTTTTGAAAATGGTGATTCTACTCAGCCTTTAAAAATAGTAAATGAAAACACAAATAAAAGAGGAACTAAAGTCACTTTTATGCCATCAACAGAGACTTTTAATGGTATTAATTTTAGTTTCTCAACTCTTGAAAGCCACATAAGAGAATTAGCGTTTTTAAATTCAAGCATTAGTATTAATTTACGTGATTTACGTAATAACCCACCAACAGAGTCTCATTTCAATCAGACTGATCAGTCAGGGGGAAATTTTGGTACGGCAAATTTTGTGCAGTATTTGGATAAAAATAAGACACCTGTAACTAAGATTGCAAGCATAAAAGGTGATGAAGAAGATCTTGGTATAAGTTTAGAAATCTCAATGGAATGGAATGATTCCTACTATGAAAACATGCTGTGCTTTACAAATAATATACGGCAACGCGATGGTGGCACTCATCTTGCAGGGTTTAGATCTGCTTTAACTCGGTGTATTAATAACTATGCAGCTAATGAAGGCTTTTTGAAAAAAGCAAAAGTAAGTTTAACAGGGGAAGATGTTAGAGAAGGGCTAACTTGTGTTTTATCCATCAAAATGCCTGATCCTAAATTTTCTTCACAAACAAAAGATAAATTAGTGAGTTCAGAAGCGCGTACTGTTGTGGAAAGTATAGTTTCTGACAAATTAAGCACAATACTTGAAACTGATCCAAAATTGGCAAGTAGTATTGTAGAAAGAGCAATTAGGTCAGCAAAAGGCAGAGAAGCTGCACGAAAGGCACGTGAATTAGTAAAAAGTAAAAATAGTATTGATATTGCAACTCTTCCTGGAAAATTGGCTGATTGCCAGGAGAAATCTTCCGCGTTGTCAGAGTTATTTATAGTAGAAGGTAATTCTGCAGGTGGTTCTGCAAAACAAGGTCGTGATCGTAAAACACAAGCTGTGCTTGCTTTGAAAGGGAAAATTCTCAATGTAGAGCGTGCAGGTCTAGATCGTATTTTTTCATCTGCAGAAATTGGTTCTCTAATTACTGCAATTGGTGCTGGAATAGGGAGCGAACATTTTGATGTTGAGAAAGTTAGATATCACAAGATTATTATCATGACAGATGCGGATGTTGATGGCTCACATATCAGAACTTTGATTTTAACTTTCTTTTTTAGATATATGCGTGAAATAATTGATAAGGGATATTTATACATAGCGCAGCCACCTCTCTATAAAGTTACAAAAAATGCTAAAGATACTTACATAAAAGATGATGAAAGTTTTAACGATTACATAGTGAACTCAGCAGTTAAAAGATTAACATTAAGTGGTGCAGCCACGGAATCCAATGATTTGCGATTCATTTTGAATAAATGCCTTGATATTTCAAATATTAGTAAAAATTACGACAGAGAAGTACCACAAAATTTGTTAGAGTCGTTGCTAATTTTAAGCAGAAAAAATGCCCTATCATCTGCTGATGAGATATTAAAATATTTAAAATTAATGTACGGCGAATACACTTGGGAAGTAGAAATAAAAGATGAAGAAATTCACGTCTCTAAGTTATTTCAAGGATTGGCGGACAAATATATATTTGCTACTAGCATGCTTGAAAGTAAAGAAGTACAAAATATACTTAGTACTCTTGATGGAATAATTGACTTATTTAATGGTGATTCGTTTTTAAAATCACAAGAAACTGAAATAAAAATTACATCTCCGAGTGCACTTGCAAAATTAATCATGGACTATGGTAAAAAAGGCTTAACTTTGCAGAGGTTTAAGGGTCTTGGTGAAATGAATGCTGACCAACTGTGGGACACTACATTAAATCCTGAAGCTAGAACTTTGCTTAAGGTTGAAATAAAAGATTGTGAAGAGGCCGACTCTATATTCTCAGTATTAATGGGTGATATAGTTGAACCACGTCGCGATTTTATCAATAATAATGCACTCAATGTGCACGATGTTGATATTTAA
- a CDS encoding ankyrin repeat domain-containing protein, whose protein sequence is MNEKDAQEGYTPLHIASLYGSKKSVQILIDNGANLESEDNNLHTPLFSTLCQCTAHYESRAEIIKYLIKKGANVETKDAENNTTLFLAAYHNKMQIVKLIARKQIAKNKAKFKEFICIKNNQGFDSLDCAIEHNNKKIITFLVSKGIDPNDQDFKGNSRLHKASHNGDINAVKLLLKFKVDANAATKCNRTPLLLAVKKGYVKIVKTLLEARANTNIHEKQGFTSLHLAVQKDYFDIAQMLIEKGADLNIKCNDGDTAIDMFIRKACSKESLQENHKKFCRFLVLYLKERCSKDKVFYTFFTLALSLTILGLPFIFRPVKKYIEKSKAYEKTKAMLESLFYI, encoded by the coding sequence ATTAATGAAAAAGATGCTCAAGAGGGCTATACTCCGCTTCATATAGCTTCACTTTATGGCTCTAAAAAAAGTGTACAAATCTTGATTGATAATGGAGCAAATCTTGAATCTGAGGATAATAATTTACACACACCTTTGTTTTCAACTCTTTGTCAATGTACTGCACATTATGAAAGTAGGGCAGAGATTATAAAATACCTGATAAAAAAAGGTGCAAATGTAGAAACAAAAGATGCAGAGAACAATACCACGCTTTTCTTAGCAGCATATCATAACAAAATGCAAATAGTTAAACTAATTGCTAGAAAGCAAATAGCCAAAAACAAAGCTAAGTTTAAAGAATTTATCTGCATAAAAAATAACCAAGGTTTTGATTCGCTCGATTGTGCAATTGAACATAATAATAAGAAAATAATAACGTTCCTTGTCTCAAAAGGTATAGATCCAAATGATCAAGATTTTAAAGGTAATTCTCGGTTGCATAAGGCTAGTCATAATGGTGATATTAATGCGGTCAAGCTTTTATTGAAGTTCAAAGTAGATGCTAATGCTGCTACTAAATGCAACAGAACACCTTTGCTTCTAGCAGTTAAAAAAGGCTATGTAAAAATTGTGAAAACGTTATTGGAAGCTAGGGCCAACACGAATATTCACGAAAAACAAGGATTTACTTCTCTACACCTGGCTGTTCAAAAGGATTATTTTGATATAGCTCAGATGTTAATAGAAAAAGGAGCAGACCTTAACATTAAATGTAATGACGGTGATACTGCAATAGATATGTTTATTAGAAAAGCTTGTAGCAAGGAAAGTCTTCAAGAAAATCATAAAAAGTTTTGTAGATTTTTGGTCCTTTACCTAAAAGAACGATGCAGTAAAGACAAAGTCTTTTACACATTTTTCACTTTGGCTTTAAGCTTAACAATCCTGGGTTTGCCATTTATTTTTCGGCCTGTGAAAAAATATATAGAAAAAAGTAAAGCTTACGAAAAAACAAAGGCTATGCTGGAAAGCTTGTTCTACATCTAA
- a CDS encoding ankyrin repeat domain-containing protein encodes MTGHSLGDTAHEDEINQLVESGFDINSKDANETTLLHKFTKKGNVIGVKSLLEHEADFNVTDNENRNPLHYAIIHGHKKIAKLLINQLTINSRDKNGFTPLHLAALRDDTELIDFLIANMGQKLMKKMLKRAILRFI; translated from the coding sequence ATGACTGGCCATAGCTTAGGTGATACAGCACACGAAGATGAAATAAACCAATTAGTGGAAAGTGGGTTTGACATCAATTCAAAAGACGCAAACGAGACCACTCTTTTACATAAATTCACAAAGAAAGGCAATGTTATTGGGGTAAAGTCGTTATTAGAGCACGAGGCAGATTTTAACGTAACAGATAACGAAAATCGTAATCCATTGCACTATGCTATTATACATGGACATAAGAAAATTGCTAAACTTCTTATTAATCAACTGACAATTAATTCCAGAGATAAAAATGGATTTACTCCATTGCATCTTGCCGCACTACGGGATGACACAGAGCTAATAGACTTTTTGATAGCGAATATGGGGCAAAAATTAATGAAAAAGATGCTCAAGAGGGCTATACTCCGCTTCATATAG
- a CDS encoding TraR/DksA family transcriptional regulator produces MEKLPKIKLPENYTPSEDEEYMGIKQLEYFGLKLHSMLAELETQELEDNSIGIYYSDEDSGNEKLIKRRKDRKEKIKEALEKIKLGNYGYCDGTGEEIGVERLKANPLAAYCIEEQERVEKEKNLYLIDD; encoded by the coding sequence ATGGAAAAGTTACCAAAAATAAAATTACCAGAAAATTACACTCCTTCAGAAGATGAAGAATATATGGGTATAAAACAGTTGGAATACTTTGGCTTAAAGTTACACTCAATGCTTGCTGAATTAGAGACACAGGAACTGGAAGACAATAGTATCGGTATATACTATTCTGACGAAGATAGTGGAAACGAAAAATTAATTAAGCGCCGAAAAGATAGAAAGGAAAAAATCAAGGAGGCATTAGAAAAAATAAAATTAGGCAATTATGGTTATTGCGATGGAACAGGAGAAGAAATAGGAGTCGAAAGACTTAAAGCTAATCCGCTTGCTGCATATTGTATCGAGGAGCAAGAAAGGGTAGAAAAAGAAAAGAACTTGTACCTCATTGATGATTGA
- a CDS encoding heme exporter protein CcmB, translating to MIDSVRKLVIDDKNFIYTICLFIIMLSLSSFTLENNNNKQEIMLTLTWVCTAFVLQISTSNLFASDYHDGILEQIFIQPFSFKLIIIYKIFAHWLLFGLPISVISFIFNFIGLGNNIEYSATVGLSLLFNTLIIINISATGNALIIGRSNLVSGISQILVLPIIMPTFIYFKLLTQSEGLPLNINILLITALIFIILIANSAIATHMALKFAVEQD from the coding sequence ATGATTGACTCAGTGAGAAAATTAGTAATAGACGATAAGAACTTTATCTATACGATATGTCTTTTTATTATAATGTTAAGTTTATCTTCATTTACACTTGAAAACAATAACAATAAGCAAGAAATTATGTTAACATTAACATGGGTATGCACTGCATTTGTTCTGCAGATCTCCACAAGCAATTTATTTGCGTCTGATTACCATGACGGAATACTAGAGCAAATCTTTATACAGCCATTTTCCTTTAAACTTATAATTATTTATAAAATCTTCGCTCATTGGCTGTTATTTGGATTGCCAATTTCAGTGATTTCTTTCATATTCAATTTTATAGGCCTAGGCAATAATATTGAATATTCAGCAACAGTGGGATTGTCTTTGTTGTTTAATACATTAATTATAATTAATATTTCAGCTACTGGAAATGCATTAATAATTGGTAGAAGCAACTTAGTTTCAGGAATATCACAAATTCTTGTTTTGCCAATAATAATGCCAACCTTTATATATTTTAAGTTACTCACTCAGTCTGAAGGTTTACCCTTGAATATTAACATACTGTTAATCACTGCTTTGATTTTTATCATTCTGATAGCCAATAGCGCTATAGCTACTCATATGGCATTAAAGTTCGCTGTAGAGCAAGATTAA